The genome window AATTATGCGGAATCAGATAGAACATTGGGTATTTATGACGACCTCTATAGTCGTGGCCATGAGTATTTTGAAGATATCATTGATATTGGAGCAAGAGAACCTGAGCTGAAGGAGTTCGTGTTGTCAGCCATGAAGGAAGCAAGGGACAGACTAATTAGGCCTGATCACACACAACAAGGTGATCAACGGGTTGATGTAAATATGTCTGTGACTGGTCAGGTGTCCACAGATACAAGAGTTGATGTGAACATGACGTCAAACACCTCAGCCCTGTTTCAGGGGGACAGAAGGGTTGGTACAGATATGACATCAAACACATCAGCCCTAGTTCATGGTGATACCATGAGATCAAACACCACGGCTCTGATTCATGGGGACAGAAGAGTTGAGTTGAAAATGCCAGCAGCCCACCTTATTCATGGTGAGGGAAGAATTGACATGAACATGGCATCTCCTCACTTGATGCAGAGGGAAAGAAGAGTTGATATGAACATGACGTCGCCACACCTGATACAGGGGGACAGAAGAGTTGATATGAACCTGGCATCACCCCACTTTATTCATAGCGACAGAAGAGTTGATATGAACATGGCATCCCCTCACCTGATACAGGGGGATAGAAGGGTTGATATGAACATGGCATCCCCTCACCTGATACAGGGCGACGCTAGAGTGGATATGAACATGGTATCCACTGCTCAGAATGGGGTGCACAATTTCGATTTGGTGAATGTAAACATGGAGAGTGGCTCGTTGCCAATGGCTGCAGCAGATTTTATGCAAATGCATCCGCACCCACCAGTTTACCATCCAAAGCAACTTCTTGATATGAGAGATCAGGTTATGGATGCAAATAAGAGACCAAATATGGACACCAACACTTATTTTATGGGAGGTAGTATGCATGTGGGGTAGTTTGGTTGTGTAGTCCTGTAACCTTTCTGTTGGGAAAGGAGGCATCCTTCCTTATTTTACATTGACATGTAATCATGTATGTTCTTAGAGCAGGCAGTACAACTAAACAGCTAGGTTTTAGTGTTGCAGGCCAACCTTTGACTGTTGGTAGCTTTATTGTATTCTGTTCACTGTTTGGCAGTTGTGGCAGGCTGAATGCCATTATCTTGTGCGTAtgataaaaaggaaaaacctTTCTTATCATCTATCTACTAGTGATTTGGAAGCGAGATGCCTCTAGTTCCAAGATTACACAGAAATTTCTGGGTTGAGTTGTTGATTGATGATATACCTCTGCATCATGACTATCTTGCACCTTGTTCTTTGTGTGGTTTAGGTGCATCATATGATGCTCATCTGCCATTTATCGAGCCTTTAACTTGTACATGGGAAATGAAAGATCAAATTTGTTCATCATAGTTATGTAACTTGATTATCTGTTGGTAATCTATGTTATAAGTTAACTGACttgtctttctttttcttaGTAATGTGTTTCTTCTGAGACAATTGGCGAGAGTTCAGGAAAGGGAAATTTTGGCTGTAGCTGTGTACCAAAAGAGCTTGCTAACTGTTACTGTTCAGATCATAGTGGGTCGACCGGGTCGCAGGTCGGGGTCGAGGTCATGAATGGACATGTCCTGCCATTGCCTGTAGCTGCTTGCTTCTTTTTGCTGCTTTATGCGGCACTATCTGCCCAGTTTATATTGACATAACTACTTTGATCCTTATGCTTTACATGGGAAGAAAGATAATGGAAGAAAGAGCCTAGTCAGTGCTATTTGCTTTATTTGGTTCTATTGTCCTGGACCTCTTGATGGCTTGCTAGATGCCTAGATCATTGCAGAATGGAGACTGTATACTAGTCGAATATATTATGATGCCCTTGGCTCCTTGCcggtttcttttggattttttCATATCCCGTTGCAAGTTGAAACTTGCTGTCGATCTGTGTTTTctgtcattgagttttgcagcATGATGGAAATAGATGATCATCCTTGTGACGTGCCCTACTAAATTCGCTTCATCAAACCGTGAAACAGTATTTCCATTCCAAATGATGATGAAAACTGACCCTAGAGGAAAGACACTTTCAGAGGCTGAAGCAAGCGTACTGCGAAACATCATGTGAGTCTTAGGAGTTTCAGTATTCAGAGGCTGACGCAAAAGTACTGTGAAACATCATGGGAGTCTTAGGAGTTTCAGTAAGGTGCACTTTTCAGCCCTTCACTTAGAAGGTTGTATCATTGTATGTTATTTGAGAAATgccttgcatttttttttggcagcaGCAGTGCAACTACTTGTGGACAACAATACTTGCTGGTCTTTAGGATTCCAGGTGTGTACTTTTCGGCTTGACAAAACTGTCCATTCAACAGACAACGGAGTTCTGTGTTTAATCTTGCAAGTGTAATTGAACTTGATTAAGATACAAAGTATTCCCTTGTTTCGAATTTTTTTACCAAAGTATAGACAAAAGGATCACCTTTTGTTGTCAAGACGAATGGATTTATCTTCTTAACAACACAACCCTTTCTAAGTGTACCATCTAACTGCTTGCATGTAGATTTTTTTGGGAATATTTATTCCTTTTGATCACCATGGGAACATTTATTCCTTTTGTCTGCTTGTCTACGCAGAGAAGGTTTCACCCCCTCCCAACTGATTTTGCTTCCAACTAACCAACATTTATCAGACATGTCATGAACAAGCAGCTTCGACCACAAGGCTTTTTGTGACCCCGCTGCATGGATCTCCAAAGTAATTCGACGACACTGGTACACTGCAGTTGCTCACCCCAATGCAGGCCTGCAGAGATTCCAGCAACTCATAAGGAAAAGAATCAGTTGACACATTGAGACATGACAAGTGTGGAGCAGCTTGTAGTTACCTTCTGAACAACTGCTAGAGCCTGAGAGCTGCTGCATTCGCCATGGCTGTAGCTCCCACATGTGCCGCTCGGTGTCCCGAAGCTTGCAAACTTGATGCTGCTGATGACCTGGCCTGCTTTCGGGCATTCCAGGTGAAGTGCAGGTCCAGGTCTCTGCACCTTCTGTTGGGGAGAGATCCAGCTATCGATTTGGGCTGGATGTGCCTCCGACACGTGTACGCACACACTTCCTGTCTGCCTCATCACAAAGGATATCTTGCTTGGGTCGCCACCAAACTGCTCGAAAAGGACTAGATCATTGCTGCCTGGCTGGAGAAACGAACGGGGTACATGATACCTGTTTAACAAGGTGAGAAACTCATTTAGTCATTTAGTTCTTGCAGTTGCTATATTTCTTGTGCGTTGTTATAAAACATAATCAGAGTGCTCCGCATCACAGTGGGCATGCGTAGTACAATTTTGAAATTGTCTGCCTTCCATTTTTCATAGTTTCAGTACTGACAAATCTAGCAGTGTTTCATTCTTGAGAGAAAAGTTGACCGCCATTATGATCTAAATGTTATTTTTTCCCAGAAGAGTGTTTGGATTTCCTTCAGCGAGAacatataaaatattaaaatgggGAAAAGCTAGAACTTGCTCTGCATGTAGGGAACAAAGCGGAGTTATGAAAATCTTAGAATGCATATTCTGGGAGATTTGTGGAATTCTTACAGAGTCTGTGATGGCTGCCCACATTTCTTGAGGCATTTGCTTGAACTATAGGCTCCTCTGTAGTTGCATGAATTAACACAGCCACTTTGTGGAGCCAGATTTGTTGGCCAGTATCGACCAATGCTCTGTCCATTCACCCATGCCTCACCTTTTCCCATTCCCGTGAAGTCTATGGCAACAGGATCATCACCTGCAGGAGCCGTGAACTTGGTCTGCATTCGGAGCATTGCAGTTAGCACATCAACCAAAGGTTATGACCCAAGGAAATGGATTAGCCAAAGTGCCAAATAGATAAAATGTATATTTCTAGCCTTTTGAGCCCATGCTGCTAGCATGCAAAAGCCAAATGTAGCTTAATTTCATTGCCATATGATCATACTGACCTTGTACCAGATCAATGGTTGATTGATTGGGTAAGCATTGGCTGAGACCCATTCTGGAGAGACTTCTGAAGGATCATACAGATGCAAGTCTTCTCCTCTCAGTCCAATCTGAAGTAGCAGAAATATGATTAAGAAAAGCCAACTATACTATGCCTATGGTTGAGCTAACTAGTAAAGGGAACTCAAAACAAAATTTGCCAATATTTTAGTCAACCCGGAAATAGCATACTGTGGAGTGCAGGCTACCTGGTATGTCCAATCTGCAGAAGACAGATCGAgtgcaccatttggtccactcAACTTTATTGGGCCAGTAATTCCAGCACCTACCAGGTCAAAAAATGCACCATAATTCTGTAGGCTCAAAGAAGTTGAGGGGAAAAGGATGTTAGTTAAGTGTTAATACATATGCTAAAATGTCAACTCACATATGTAACATAAAAATGCAGTGGAATATTCCATGTGGCATCTCTTTTAAGGTGAAGATGAATTACCGACAGCCCAACTGTTGCACTCAGAAGATCTATCTTATTCCTCCCAGGTACAAGCGTAATTGGTTTTTGGAATGAGATGAGTGAGCTGCTAGCACTGCCCGAAGCACTTCCTGGTAAGATCAGTACAAAAATATGGTTTATGTGTGAAAGACCAATGTTTATAATCAACATCATAATTCAATGCCATATATGAAAGATTTTGCACTATCACCTCAAACTTACCTGCAATTTTTCCATTGATGTAAACCTGAAGAACATGTCCAAGTGAGTTTATAAGCAGATTGGACTGGCTGCTGTTTAGATAAGGTTCATCACCTTTAACAGTAACGCTGCACAAAGTAGCATAAGCGGTGAGGAAACTTGTATTGTTAGTTTACATTGTCATATGCAGAATTACAACAAGGCACATAATCATGTACCTTGCTGAGTACCAGAGGAAATCACTGGCATCTGCGGTGGTGTTTATCTGCTCCATCAGTCCAGGTTTTGTCAATGCATTGTCCTTTGTGATACCAACAGGCTCTATGGCGTAGCTCCAGCCAGATAGCGCTAGTTCTGCTGTGATGGACGGGTCATCTAATGTTTCGGTATTGGATCCCAAGTATCTCATTTCTGGACTTGTTGCCTGAGAATTGATCTGCAGATTGTAACCACGCGTACAGAATCAGGTTCGCGATCAAGATGTTCTTTCCCAAAGCAAGTGCAAGCAGCACATGTCCATACCTGAGCCGTGTTTAGTACCACATTCTTGCAGTCAGGAAGGATGCTGACAGACCACGCAGGGAGCTTATATGTATTGCCTTTGAAGGTGACAGTTTTATCGGATTGAGCATCTATGTTGGCAAGGAATGCTGCGCAAACTGAACCAGCCTTGTATATGTGCGCCTGAAGATAGAATATGCACTTAACGTCACTTACCCGACTAGGCAATGAAGGTAAATACTATTCCTGGACAAGATTTGCTACATTTCTGCATTATTGAATGGTTTGTGTTTCTTTCCTGTCACTTAAAAGAAGCTGCTTTTGTAAAGGAGGACATACCTCAGCATTTTGACCCAGAGAAATGTATGATGGATCAGTTGCTATGAGTGCTGGTTCGCATAGCTTTATTGCCTTGTGCACATCCCTTAAGTGGCCCCACTTTGGCTGCCTGACTAGTCCTGAATCACATGTTGAAAAGGGTGCAAATAAATCATCGTGGAtcatttttttgggaaaaaaaatatttcacctTGATCCTTATCCATGCTAATGTGATATACCGATGATCATCAAACATCAAACTTATTAGGCTATTTGTCATCGCCAAACATTATTTTTCCCCCCTAAAAATGTCATTGCCGATCATAGTTGAGCATAGTTGAGTAGTTAAGGTATTCAATTTACACAAGGATTTCATCGAgcattcttgttttttttcctcattGCCATATATAGGTGATGAAATATTTTACCCAAAATCACTGATGCTTCAGTAGTCAAAGGACCATTTGTGATGCAGCCCCCCAGTTTCAGGAGCTCAAGATAAAACAGGACACGCCCAGGCCAACAAGATGCTTACCGTACTCGTCGATGGGAGCATCGTAGTCGTAGCTCGTGGCGATGAAGGGTCCTCCGGAGCTGCGGTCGAGGTTGGTCCCCCCATGGTACTGCGACGACAAGATCTAGAGTTAGAAATGCTCCAGCAGGACCAATTGGCAGCATCAATGCGCATTTCAATTGCTCGTGCATCTGGTCGAGCAGGCTGGCAGAACAACAGACACGTAGAAATGGGAGAGCTCAATTCTGCACAGTGCAGTGCAGCAGGTAGTCATACCATGTAGTAGTTCTGGAAGGTGCCGCCGCGCTGGTAGAAGCGCGCGACGGCGAAGGCGAGGTCCTGGACGGGGCGGTAGGGGACAGCGCCGCCGAAGGAGAGGAACCAGCCGCTCCAGTTCTCGGTCCACAGCTTGGGCTTGCTCGCAGAGTTGGGCGTGAACTGGTCGCAGTAGAACCCGTTGCAGGTGTTGATCTGCAACCACCTCGCGCTGCTCAGCTCATTCATTCCACTCACCGATTCACGTGCCGCCGCTTGCTAGATGCGACGGGGCCATGACAGGAAAAGGCAGGCAGAGCCATTGAGTGAGTGATCACGTACGATGGGGTCGGGCGCGTCGGACTGCTGGCACATGACCCATGGCACGCCGGTGTCGAGCGAGACGGCCATCCCGGCCGCCCACCGCATGTACGCCTTCCCGGGCGCCCCGTACGCCGAGTCGATGTTGCCGTACTCGTTCTCGATCTGGGACAGGATGATGGGCCCGCCCTGTGACGCGTAGAGGCCCGCCCCCTTCATCGTGTCCACCACCTTGGCCGTGAACCGCTGCATCTCCGCCTTGAAGGGCTCGTTGTCGGTGCGGAACTTGATCCCGGGGATGAAGTGTAGCCATAGCGGGAAGCCTCTGCAAGCATCGAGCAACCGATTCGTCTCGTGAGCTAGCTTTCTTTTCTCCTACCGGCCGAGTAGTGACGAGGCGACTGAATGGTGGAATGAGGCTGCTGACCCGTAGTTCCACTCGGCGCAGACGTAGGGCCCGATGCGGAGGTGCACGTAGAGGCCGGCGTCGGCGACGGCCTTCACGAACCCGGCGAGGTCCTTGCGGCCCTCGAAGTCGTACTGCCATGACACATTGACACATCTTGCCCATCAGAATTACTCTAGTAATTCTTGCAAAGTAATAATTGTACACGAGACGAGAAGCAAAGAAAGAGCCTAGGAGTTGGAGGGAGAATATGGCATAGGGTGCAGAGGAAGCAAACACCGCCCTTTGACACATGATGGCCAGGAGATGATTACGAAAGAAAAGATCAAAAAGCTACTACTATATCTAGGTGAAAGCATTGCTGGAGTTgattagagaaaagaaaagatgctaCAGAGTAATAACAGCGAGTATGGTTGTGGAGTACTGCTGCAGCTACGTGCCTGTCCCCGGACTGGCTCGTGGATGTCCCAGAAGACGTACGTCTCGATGACGTCCAGGCCGCCGTCCTTGGCCTTCTGGATCAGCCCCGGCCACATCTGCAACAAGCAGAGCCACCGCCGGCATGTCAATGTTTGCTTACCGACAACAGAGGAGCCTCAGCGCGCCTGCGAGAAAAAGTGCTGTATTACGTACGTCGGGTGTGCTCCTCGGGTAGTGGATGGAGCCGGAGACGAGCACGCGCCGCACGCCATCGATGACCAGCGCGCGGTTGTCGTACGTCACGTTCGCCGCCGACGAGGCGCCAGCGAGGCAGAGAAGCAGCATCGCCGCGGGAAGAAGCAGAGCCGCCGCACGCGGCACCGCGGCGgtcgccgccattgccgccggcCCCCCTCGGGAGAAGAcaggaagaaaggaagaaagaacaCCGCCTCTGGAACGTGGCGTTCGGTGTACTAGCTAAAGCTAGGCTAGCACCGCCCGGTATTAGTAGCTGGAGGTGGAGTGAgcgcggggaggaggaggagttgcTCGGTGGGGGCGGCACGCGAGGAAAAGAACGAAAACCCCGCGCGCGCGGCCTGGATGGACTGATGGAGTGACCTCCGGGCGAACGGGCTGCCACCGAAGGGAGCGCGTTGCGAATTGCGATGCTCCTGTAGCGATCGATTCCGATTCGATCGCTTTCTGGCTTTGTTTTTTTCTTGCGCGGCGTGTTCTGGTGGATgtgggggaggaggtggtggtcgtggtggtgcTCTTCTCTTTGTGCCGCTGCGTCGCGGTTAAAAAGGCGGTGCGCGGCAATGGGGTGGGTGGATCTTTCCCTCCTTCCCCTGCTTTCTTCCGGCCTCTGCCCCGGCGTCCCGGCAAGCGGCGCTGTTTGCTGCTGCTTGCAAGCAACAGCAGTACTGCTGCTCCGCACCTTGGCTTCTCGATGAACGAAACGAAAGGGAGTGAGGTGTTGGAAAAAGAAGAAATTACTCCACTGCTGCAGGGGGAAGAAGTGGAGCTGGAAATCGCAGAGGGCAGGTGCTGTGTTGATGGTGGCGTGATGGTTGGGTGGTACGCACGGCGTGGGTGGGACGGGGACTCGATAGTCATGGCACATCTTTGCTGCTCACCGCAGTCCGCGGTGATGCTGCTGCATGTGTCCTTGGCATTGGCCTCAcaagaacaaagaaaagaaaaaggttacTCGGTGCCGTAGTGACCGACCGACCGGCGTTGTCGCTTGTGTAGCCTACTCTGTTGAGCTCTACTGTGCTAGTACGACGTGGGTCAAGGCCGGCGTTGTCGCTTCCCGTCTCGCCTAGCTAGCGATGCGTATGATACGCTGCATCGCTGCTAGGCTACGAGTATCGTCTTTCCTCTCGCTGGGGTGTTTGAAAATGGCGAGAGTAGAAGGTAGTGGTAGTTTTGGGCGGCGGAAAATGGTTGCCGCGACCTTCGAGGATGCAGCACACGAAAGCAGGGCCGAGTTGTCGCCGCACTTGTGTCGTCAGGTCAGGGAAGAAAGTGGCCTCTGAATTTTGGCACGTCCACAGCCACAAGGCAGGAGTAAGTGAAAGGACATGGAAAATTGTAGGCAAAGCTTTGCAGGAGAGGCTGACTGATAATGTGTTTTCCTTCTCCGTGCTAACTCAGTTACTTGTACTACAATGTAAAATGTGGATGTGGATTTGGCCATTTGACTTCCGCAAAAGAAGATTTGGCCATTTGGGCCAGTGCACTTACGCTTCTTTTCGACTAGATTTTTTCTACACACAAAACGGTATAGCTCTTTTAAAAATTCTGATTGAACGAGGGATAATATTTCTTAGTATCTAGAGGTTTTCTGGACCAGGGCAAAGTACATGCCTTTTTTTTCAGCACTTCTGTCCCTATGCATGGCAGCATGGAGACCATGTGAGGCAACTGCTAGTCTCAACAAAGTATTTGAATTTCCGAGGCTGCAAATCCTCAAGCAACGCACGAACTTGACATGAACCTCGCTGTGGGATCGATGTACATGGGCTATGCACCTGGTTATAAAGTTCAGACAGAGTTATAGACTAAGAATTGAGCAGGGTACAAGTGTGGTACCGCAATTCGTAAATCTAGCAGCACCTATTTTCCTGCGTGTGAAATGCTCTGAATTTGTGCGCTCTAACCAAACAGAAAGACAAACAAATAGAAAGTAGCTCGATCTCACACAGTCAAAGCTCGCCACTATGATCAGTGGCTATCTTATTCCCGTCCGTCACATTGACTAGCGTCTGAAATTAACAGGGCCAGTAGGCCAGTGGCCACAGGATGTGTCTGTTCGTCAGAAAACTGAGAATGGCAACGTAGAATCCTAGCCTAACGCACCGAAACATGAAGTCGATGCTCGTGACCGGCAAAAGGCAGTTCCATTCCATACGCCTCAAAATGCCACATGTAGAATATGAACTCCCACGCAACTAAAACTGCCAACTCCACTGTGAGAGCTCGTGACGACTATCGTTTCACAGTAGGACGCCAGGACGAGGCTCTGAACTCCATTTTGAGTGAGTTGGCCAACACCtcgagtcccccccccccccccgccttgGTCCGAGCAGTGGTGTCCAGATAAAGAAACGGATACGCCGAAACGGATAAAGAACGCAACGGGTGAAGCAGAATGTTCAGAGCAGAGCTTCAGAGGCTGAAAGAGATGCAGGTGCAGGTGCTGCGTCACTGTTGCGATCCCGTCCCTGCGGTTAGCTGCGGCATCTCTGTACCATGCATCTACATCGACTTCATGTCCTGACAATATCTGATGTGCTCTCCCTTGTCTCCTGCgccggcttcctccagctcgtAGCCTCCTCGTGTACGTGTACCGCGCCCGCGCGTGCGCTGTGCGTCGCCTCCTGTCTCTctcggcgcgcgcgcgcgcgcgatgCGGATTGGTTGATGCGCGCGTCGGGATTCTGCGCGCCGCGGTGCGGTGGCGGTGCAGAGAAAACTGACGTCCAGGTGGCTCCGACTCGCGAGGATAACTGGACGTTTTGGAATCGTGCTCGTCACCGGTCATCGCCTCGATTTGTTCTTTCGTTTTCCCGTATGCATCTCGGTCGAAATCTGCCTTCCTAGGTACGGACGTCGGGGCGTAGAAGCTGAGACAAGTGGTACAGTGAACGGGATTAGTTTTTGCTTGGAAGGGTTAGCAGGAACGGTCGGAGTTCGAAACACTCCCTTTCTCGGCAGCTTAGTTCGCACGTACGAAAGGTGCACCCCGGCCCGGAGTTCGCTGCGACAAACCGGGAAGCGGATGAGCACGGCGAGAGCGAGTGACGAGGACACATGCGTGTTCGCAAGATGGATAGAAACTTGGAGCCGCCGTGACGGATGGCAGCGCCGCAGCGGCttcacggcacggcacggcacggcacggctcaGGCCAGCGTTCCTTGGAGGCCGCGCGACAGGAACAGCGCCGCAGAGCACGTGAAAATTAGCAGCACCGAGCGCCGAATTCGATAGCATCTGACGAGCAGCTTTGAGTGGCTCCGACTGCGCGTCGAGCTCCACTGGAAGAACACAGCCGGTCTGAAATGAAATGGAGCGCCGAAAGGTTAGGCTACTTCTCCCAGATTCCTTACGTGCTCGTCTTCCCACCGGATTTGCCGGAGAGTTTTTCTCTTGCCACAGTGCTGCACGACTGCTGTCTGTACCTGATAAGGCCCGGAATGGTCAGATCATCGAAGGCGACAGACAACTTGGTGGCCATGCAGCAGAACGGATCGGCACGATATCTaaagaagtaaaaaagaaaagaaaacaatgtaGACGAACAAGATGGCATCTGGACGTCGCGTCATTGCACATACGTGCTTGGCTCCATCCATCAATTTAAGTTATCTAGTTTTGGAGTGCACATAACCTCCTGAGATGTACAAAAAATGGTGTCACGCAACACGTTCAATCATCTAATACTTGCGCCGTGCAAGAGATGCAATCTGGCGAGAAGAAACGTGCGTGCGTGCTTATCTAGTTATCTGCTCACCGAAATATGGCACAGATGCAATCGTTCCACTCTTTTTGCCGGATTACAATAGCATAACCCTATTTTAAGGGGCACCTCAGTCTGACCACAGTCATTAGTGGGTAGGTGCGAAAGGATCGATCCTCTAACTTTAGTGGTGTTAAGTCAGAGACAAACAGTAAATCTATTTATCAAATATTGTAGTACCAGATCTGAACTGTTTACCTTTAATCCAATAGCTCAGATCGTGTGACTTCACGGATAAATGAAGTAAGAGAATCTCAATCCGGTGCGAAAGTAGCTGACCAAAACAAACGCCATTGTGTGACAACAACTCTCTAATTCTCTATCGTCCAGTCCAGAGTGCTTCTTAAAATAGATGATGTTTCAAGAGGTACATAACTGAGGACATTCTCGCCTGTGACTGAGGCCTGTGCAACGTGCTACTGCAAAAGACCAAGTCGGCAACATCATCACCTCCTGCGACATCAGGACACACTACACATGCATGGCTGCCACATAAGCACCGTTAATCATTCTTCCCTAGACGGACCATGTGTAATAGTCCACTAGCAGTAGTGTACCACCAGAGACATTATAGAAACCGGATCAGGTGATATAATAATCTAACAACAAATCCCCACCGGCAGGACAGCGCAACCTTTCGACATGATCTCTGAACTCTTCCTGACACAGTGACATTGTTGCGTTAGGTACGGGCTTCATAGCTCTGGAGTAGTAGGTGATGACTGAGCTTGAGACTCGATAGTACTCGCGATAGCTGTGGATTCACCAACGCACTGATGGGCACATTATGAAACGACAAAGCCGGCGCAACAACTTAAGAGCTGCCGGGATCAGATCAGAGCAGGCAAAACAACCTAAGATATTCCTTCAGTTCCCATCTTGCAAACGCAATCAGGACAGTTGAGCAGCAGCATTCAAGGAGAAAAGGATTGGAATGTACCCAGATCATGTGAGGTCGATCCAAAAGACGGTGAATGGAACCGTAAGCTTACTTCAGCATTTCAATCCGCATAAATATTATCTCATATGATCAATCCAAAGAAAAAGCAGCATTTGATACAGCAACCAAAATGCCTACATGAGGTTTTAGACTCTCTGCTTTAAGGGATatcaagggcaagggcaaaaaAGGTTCTACATCTCACATTACAACCTGAGAACTGCTATCAAGTATCAACTCGCCAAAAGAACTAGCATTTCCAACTCTGAGAAACAAATAAAGGAGCCGATGAATTGTACAAGCTATTTGAAGCAGGATACCATGTTGACGACTGCTGCAGGACTATGGGCTACCATGGAAAT of Phragmites australis chromosome 3, lpPhrAust1.1, whole genome shotgun sequence contains these proteins:
- the LOC133912079 gene encoding beta-galactosidase 6-like codes for the protein MAATAAVPRAAALLLPAAMLLLCLAGASSAANVTYDNRALVIDGVRRVLVSGSIHYPRSTPDMWPGLIQKAKDGGLDVIETYVFWDIHEPVRGQYDFEGRKDLAGFVKAVADAGLYVHLRIGPYVCAEWNYGGFPLWLHFIPGIKFRTDNEPFKAEMQRFTAKVVDTMKGAGLYASQGGPIILSQIENEYGNIDSAYGAPGKAYMRWAAGMAVSLDTGVPWVMCQQSDAPDPIINTCNGFYCDQFTPNSASKPKLWTENWSGWFLSFGGAVPYRPVQDLAFAVARFYQRGGTFQNYYMYHGGTNLDRSSGGPFIATSYDYDAPIDEYGLVRQPKWGHLRDVHKAIKLCEPALIATDPSYISLGQNAEAHIYKAGSVCAAFLANIDAQSDKTVTFKGNTYKLPAWSVSILPDCKNVVLNTAQINSQATSPEMRYLGSNTETLDDPSITAELALSGWSYAIEPVGITKDNALTKPGLMEQINTTADASDFLWYSASVTVKGDEPYLNSSQSNLLINSLGHVLQVYINGKIAGSASGSASSSLISFQKPITLVPGRNKIDLLSATVGLSNYGAFFDLVGAGITGPIKLSGPNGALDLSSADWTYQIGLRGEDLHLYDPSEVSPEWVSANAYPINQPLIWYKTKFTAPAGDDPVAIDFTGMGKGEAWVNGQSIGRYWPTNLAPQSGCVNSCNYRGAYSSSKCLKKCGQPSQTLYHVPRSFLQPGSNDLVLFEQFGGDPSKISFVMRQTGSVCVHVSEAHPAQIDSWISPQQKVQRPGPALHLECPKAGQVISSIKFASFGTPSGTCGSYSHGECSSSQALAVVQKACIGVSNCSVPVSSNYFGDPCSGVTKSLVVEAACS